The following proteins are co-located in the Schistocerca nitens isolate TAMUIC-IGC-003100 chromosome 2, iqSchNite1.1, whole genome shotgun sequence genome:
- the LOC126237346 gene encoding proline-rich protein 2-like, translating to MRATVAVLLLCLAVSACRCQETPPGPPGPTEGPQPTGPPGPPTGGPDPTGQPTGGPEPTGPPGPPTGGPEPTGQPTGGPEPTGPPGPPTGGPEPTGQPTGGPEPTGGPQPTGEPQPTGGPQPTGPPGPPAGGPGRFWRGVF from the exons ATGAGGGCGACAGTGGCAGTCCTTCTCCTCTGTCTTGCG GTGTCAGCATGCAGGTGCCAAGAAACGCCACCAGGTCCTCCTGGACCAACTGAAGGACCACAACCAACCGGACCACCTGGTCCACCAACTGGAGGACCTGATCCAACAGGTCAACCTACTGGAGGTCCTGAACCAACTGGACCACCTGGTCCACCAACTGGAGGCCCTGAGCCAACAGGTCAACCCACTGGAGGTCCTGAACCAACTGGTCCCCCTGGCCCACCAACTGGAGGCCCTGAGCCAACAGGTCAACCCACTGGAGGTCCTGAACCAACTGGAGGGCCCCAGCCCACCGGTGAACCTCAACCTACTGGAGGACCTCagcctactggaccaccagggccaCCCGCAGGAGGTCCTGGCCGCTTTTGGCGCGGTGTTttctaa
- the LOC126237347 gene encoding proline-rich protein 2-like: MRATVAALLLCLAVSACRCQETPPGPPGPTEGPQPTGPPGPPTGGPDPTGQPTGGPEPTGPPGPPTGGPEPTGQPTGGPEPTGPPGPPTGGPEPTGQPTGGPEPTGGPQPTGEPQPTGGPQPTGPPGPPAGGPGRFWRGVF, encoded by the exons ATGAGGGCGACAGTGGCAGCTCTTCTCCTCTGTCTTGCG GTGTCAGCATGCAGGTGCCAAGAAACGCCACCAGGTCCTCCTGGACCAACTGAAGGACCACAACCAACCGGACCACCTGGTCCACCAACTGGAGGACCTGATCCAACAGGTCAACCTACTGGAGGTCCTGAACCAACTGGACCACCTGGCCCACCAACTGGAGGCCCTGAGCCAACAGGTCAACCCACTGGAGGTCCTGAACCAACTGGTCCCCCTGGCCCACCAACTGGAGGCCCTGAGCCAACAGGTCAACCCACTGGAGGTCCTGAACCAACTGGAGGGCCCCAGCCCACCGGTGAACCTCAACCTACTGGAGGACCTCAGCCCACTGGACCACCAGGGCCACCCGCAGGAGGCCCTGGCCGCTTTTGGCGCGGTGTTttctaa